In Triticum aestivum cultivar Chinese Spring chromosome 5B, IWGSC CS RefSeq v2.1, whole genome shotgun sequence, the following proteins share a genomic window:
- the LOC123113340 gene encoding HMG-Y-related protein A, translated as MAAEEAAKPATLPSYPEMILAAIAALNDKNGSNKSAISKHIEGKYGDLPKEHAALLTAHLVRMKETGQLLFLKNNYFRTDAPDAPPKRGRGRPRKPIDPNAPPKPASPRPRGRPTKPKDPEAEAANPPKKAKTAPTPAVDGSAKRGRGRPPKARPAEPAAA; from the exons atggccgccgaggaggccgccaagccgGCCACGCTCCCGTCCTATCCCGAG ATGATACTGGCGGCCATCGCGGCGCTCAACGACAAGAACGGGTCGAACAAGTCCGCCATCTCCAAGCACATCGAGGGCAAGTACGGCGACCTCCCCAAGGAGCACGCGGCGCTGCTGACGGCGCATCTGGTGCGCATGAAGGAGACCGGCCAGCTCCTCTTCCTCAAGAACAACTACTTCCGCACCGACGCGCCGGACGCCCCGCCCAAGCGGGGCCGCGGCCGCCCGCGCAAGCCCATTGACCCCAACGCGCCGCCCAAGCCCGCCTCCCCGCGCCCCCGCGGACGCCCGACCAAGCCCAAGGATCCTGAGGCCGAAGCTGCCAATCCGCCCAAGAAGGCCAAGACCGCTCCTACCCCTGCCGTCGACGGATCCGCCAAGCGCGGCCGCGGCCGTCCGCCCAAGGCACGCCCCGCCGAGCCGGCGGCGGCCTGA